The nucleotide sequence CCAGTTCCTGGTCGTACTGGAATCCACCCGTCGGCGTTGAGTCACTCCAGTCCCGGTGCATAGTGCGGCCCGAACTTTGGCGACACGCCGGTGGTTCACCAAAGTTCGGGCCGCACAATGCGTAATGGGTGTGGGGCATGATGCAGGCATGCGAGCAAGGGCTGAGTCGGCGTGCTGACCAGCGAGATACCCCTACCGCCGTTCGCCTCGCAACAGCAGGCTCAGCTCTTCCACGACCTCGTGGAGTACTTCCTGTTCCGGCTGGACCCGGAGAACCAGCGCGGCATTCGCGAGACCACGGTGTGGAGCGCGGTCGGGCGCCACGTCCCCCAACTCGCGCCCCCGAATCACAGTCAGCCGGGCGCCCACCGTCACGACCGCCGTCACCAGTTCAGCTGCGCGGCGTGCGGTGCGAGTTACCCCTGCCGGATGACTCTGGCCGCCGCAGTCACGTGCCGCTTGCCTGCTCCGTGGGATCCGATCGTCCTGGCGTCGGCGCTGCGCCGGGCCGGCGACGAGGAGTGGGTGTACGGCAAGGTCAGTGAAGGCGTGCTCAGCTGGGGTGTCACCGAGATCACCACTGCGACCCGAGACTCCGGCGGCTGGGACATGTCCCGCCGCGTCAAGGGCCGGACTGCTCAACTGGCCGAGGGACTCAGCAACGACGACCTGTCGACCTGGATCCTGGCCGGGCTGAAGAAGTTCCCGCTCCCCGAAGGCATCGAGGTCCCAGCGCGGTGGCCGTCCGACATTCCGGGCTGGGTTACCGATCCGCCCGTGCACGCAGAGGATGAGCCGGCCGAACCACCGTCGTGGCTGCCGGGTTTCGGCGACGACGGCTGACCCTCGTCATACCGGGCGACGGCCGGGCCGATGGACGATCGCGCGCCTCGCAAGTACGACCGACAGCAGCACCAGCGCACCAGCGCTCCACCAGCTCGGTGTGGGTCCGCCCGCTGCGAGTCCTCGACCCACGAACGTCCCGGGGGTGCCGAGACTGCGCCAGCGAGACCGCGGCCAGACGATGGCCGTCGCCTTCCCCACCACCGAGGATGTTGGCACCGTGCTGGCCCACACCTGTTGCCCGTTGGAGCGATAGTGGTAGAGCGAGTCGGCCGAGACGGCACGATTATCTCCCATCAACCAAAGGCGTCCGAGCGGAACGGTGAGCGGCCCGAAGCCTCGACCGACGGGCCCGGCGGACCCGACGGGCCCGGCGGACCCGACGGGCCCGGCGGACCCGGCGGGCCCGGCAGGCCCGGGGGGCGGAGCGGACGAGGTGTAGGGCTCATCCAACGCACGCCACACCCACGCGCCTGACGGGCGCAGCTCGACGCGCCCGGCAGCATCACAGCATCGAATCTGTTGCCCTCCGGTGGCGATCACCCTTTTGATCAGGTACTCGTCACCGTCGGCGCCCCAGTCCGTCGGACTCCGGAACACGACGATGTCACCGTCGTGAACCGCACGCAGCCGGTAGATCAAGCGGTTCACGATGATCCGGTCACCGTGACAACCGTCGCACCCGTGCAGAGTCGACTCCATCGACTCGGACGGAATGAAGAACGGCTGCAGGATCTCCGTCCGCAGAGTGGTGACAAGCAGGACACTCATCGCCATAAGGAAGCAGACGGTTCGCGCCGCCCTGCAGCGGGAGGCCGGCGAGGACGGCGAGGAAATCCGATGGCTGCCCGAACGCCCAGTCACCATGTCAGCCCGTGATTCGTCGCAAGTCGTTGGGTGTCCGCTCTACTGGGTGCCCCATTGGACAGGGGAGTCCTTGAGCACTGAAACTCCGAAGGCCGGCCGATCCGTCGCGTGTCGACTGTCTGATAGAGCGTACTACATCACCGAAGGGCTCAGCCCAGGACAAGCCGGGCGGCAAGAGGTACGGATCGGTGGCCTGCTGCAGGCTTCACCGAGCTCAGTCCGACCGCCCGCCGGGACCAAATGTGCCCGTCGGCATAGACACATCGCTCATACGCGAAGCTTCGGCGTCGATGGGTGTGGACGGCACTCTCACTGATGCGAAACGGATGAAACATGATCAACCTTGTGCGGCGCCTTCGAATCGGCGCGCGCCTGTCCCTGTGTTTCGGAACGGTCGCCGTCCTCCTCGGTATCGCGGTGCTGGTCGGTTTCAGCAGCCTGTCCTCGGCGCAACACCGAGCCAATGAGCTGGCCTCGTTGCACAAGCTTTCCCACAAGGTCGACACGCTCAAGTTCTACGACGCCGACGTCAGCGGTTGGCAGGTCGCCTACCTCGGCGACGCCCCGCGCATCGGCGGACCGGCCTCGGTCCAGGCGTCATCAGAAAACCGTGCCGGCTTCCTCAAGGACGAGTCCGAGATGCGTGCGGTGGTCGCCGGAGTCGACACCACGGCCATGACCGCCGCCCAACAGGCGACCTACGTCCAGCTCAAGCAGCAGGTCGACGCCTTTTTCACCGCCGACGACCACATCGTCGAGTTGCTGAAGGCGAACAAGCAGGCCGAGGCCAGCAAGTACGTCGTCGATTCCAGCTACCCGATCTACTACAAGCTGCTCGACCAGACCGACAGCCTGATCAGCTCGACGTCCACCCGGATCGACACCGCGATCGCCGCGGGTAACCGGGCCGCCGCCCACGCGCGACTGGTGATGGGGACGGTCTTCGCGCTCGGCCTGTTGTTGGCTGCGGGCCTGGTCTTGCTCGTTACCCGCAGCGTCGCCGGCCCGGTGGCACGTACTCGCGAACAACTTCAGCAGCTGGCGGACGGCAACCTGGCGATCACGGCCGAGACGTCCGGCGCCGACGAACTGACTGAGATGTCGATCGCCATGAACGCGGCGGTCGCCGGGATCCGCGGCGTCATCTCGTCCATCTCGCAAAGTTCACAAGCTCTGGCCGCGTCCTCGGAGGAGCTGACCGCGGTCGCGACGTCGGTGGCCTCCTCCGCTGAGGAAACGTCGACCCAGGCCGAGGTCGTTGCGGCCGCCGCGACCCAGATCTCGCAGAACATCGCCATGGTCGCCGCCGGTGGCGAGCAGATGGGCGGAGCGATCTCCGAGATCGCGGGCAGTGCCAGCGAGGCAGCGTCCGTCGCCCAGACCGCGGTCATTGCCGCGGCGGCAGCGAGTCATACGGTGACGAAGCTCGGCGAGTCGTCGGAGGAGATCGGCAAGGTCGTTCGCATGATCACCTCGATCGCCAAGCAGACGAACCTGCTCGCGCTCAACGCAACGATCGAAGCAGCGCGTGCCGGAGACGCGGGTAAGGGCTTTGCCGTTGTGGCCAGTGAGGTCAAGGATCTGGCGCAGGCCGTTGCCGCCGCCACCGAGGACATCTCCAACCGGGTCGCCACCACGCAGGCCGATGCCCAGGGCGCGGTCGCCGCGATCGGCGAGATCACCAACGTGATCTCCCAGATCAACGACATCCAGGTCATCATCTCGGCCGCGGTGGAGGAACAGGCGGCGACCACGAACGCGATGGTCCGCAATGTCGCCGAGGTGTCGACGGGCTCGGAGGAGATCGCGACGAACGTCAGCGGCATCGCGACGGCCAGCGGTCAGACCACTCAGAGCGTGTCCGCTACGTCGGACTCGGCCCATGAGCTGGCGCGGATCGCCGCCGACCTCAATGCCGCGGTCGCTGCGTTCCGGCTCTGAGCTGGCGGCACCGGCAACAAGGGCAACGTCAACGCGCTGACACCGGCAACAAGGGCAACGTCAACGCGCCGACACCGGCAACGAGGGCAACGTCAACGGTGGAATAGATTGCGCGGATGGCCACACTTGCGTTGTCTCCCGACGAACTGCTCACCACCACGCGCACGGTCCGCAAGCGCCTGGACCTGCATCGCCCGGTCCCGTTGGAGCTCGTCCGCGAATGCCTGGAGGTTGCCCTGCAGGCTCCGTCAGGTTCCAACCGGCAGGGTTGGCAATGGCTGGTGATCACCGACCCGCAGCTACGACGACACATCGGCGAGATCTACCGCGACGCGGTGGCCGAATACCTCGACTCCACTGGATCGGCCGCCAGACTCTTCGCCGACGATCCCGATCGCGCACCGGTGCAGCAGCGGGTCGGCGACAGTGTGGCCTGGCTGGGAGAGCGGATGGGCGAGGTACCCGTGCTCGTGCTGCCCTGCCTGCGAGCCGGGCAAACGCTGCCGCCCGACAACCAAGCCGGGCTCTGGGGCTCGGTCTTGCCGGCGGCCTGGAGTTACTGCCTGGCCGCCCGGGCCCGCGGGCTGGGCACTGCCTGGACGACGCTGCACCTGAGCCGGGAGGCCGAGGTTGCCGAGTTGCTCGGCATTCCCTCCGGTGTGCACCAGGCCGCCCTGATTCCGACGGCGTACTACACCGGGGAGTCGTTCAAACCCGCGCCCAGGCAGGCCCTGGACGCGGTCCTCCACGTCGACGGCTGGTGAGCCGGCTGGTGAGCCGGCTGGTGGGTCGGCTGATGAGCCGCCGGGTGAGTCAGGTGCGCGGGAGCATCGCCTGAACGGCCCAGGCGTTGCCGTCGGGATCGGTGAAGAACAGGAAACGGCCCCACGGCAGATCCTGGATCTCGCCGGCGTCCAGGCCCCGGGATTCGAATTCCTTCTTCGTGGCCTCGATGTCGTCGGTGACGAGCTGCAGTCCCTTGACCGATCCGGGCTCGGCATCGGTGAGGCCCTGCCCGAAGGCGATCGAGCACCCCGAACCGACCGGGGTCATTTGGACGAATCGCAAATTCTCATCCACCCGATGGTCGTGGTCGGCGACGAAGCCCGCCTTGTCCACGTAGAACGCCTTGGCCCGGTCGATGTCGGTCACCGGAATGATGACCAGTTCCAGTCGGAGGTCCATGATCCTTCGTCCCTTCTCGAGGTTCTTGACGAGAGGGACGCTACGAGCTGAACAGGAACAGTTGCTTCCTAATGGACGACTGGTTCAGCGCTTTTGCGGATGTCGGCGACGACCTGGGCGCCGAGGCCCGACAGGGACGTCTCGAACGCCGAGAAGTGATGCGCGCACCACAGGAGCGCGCCGCCGCCCAGCATGACGGTCTCCACCATTGCACGGGCAGAACAGCGGTCGCAGCGGTCCTCGGCGGTCAACTCCCGCGGACGGCGATCAACTTCGACAACCATGATGTGCTCCTTCCGTGCTCCTTGACGTGCCGCCTCGTGGATTGAGACTCGCTCGGTGGCTCGTGATGATGCCGTTCCCATCGGCATCACCCACCCCCACCTGAGCCGTCCCCATCGTCACCGAGCCCGATTACACGGTGGTTACCACGACTTCACAACGGACGACTGTCCCAACCGGCATCACCCGTATCTCTCAAGTTCAAGGAGCGGCTGCCGACCTATCTGATGCGTCAACATCGCCATGGACGGCGACGAGTCAGGCCACGGAGTGGGCAACCCCCCAGTAGTGCCCCATACGTCGTCTAGTCCATAGAGGTCACGTGAACCCCAAGCGGCTGAGTCAGCTCGCGGTGCCCATCGGTGTCGTGGCGATCATCCTGATGATGGTCGTCCCGGTTCCGGCCGGCATCCTCGACTTCCTGATCGCCCTGAACATCACCTCGGCCCTGCTGATCGTGCTGGTCAGCATGTACGTGCAGCGCCCGCTGGACTTCTCCTCCTTCCCGTCCCTGCTGTTGGTCTGCACCCTGTTCCGGCTCGCGCTCAACATCTCTGCCACCCGCAACGTCCTGAGCCACGGGTACGCGGGCAAGGTCATCGAAGCCTTCGGGCACATCGTGATCAGCGGATCACTGGTCATCGGCCTCGTGATCTTCGCGATCCTGCTGGTCATCCAGTTCGTCGTGATCACCAACGGCGCCGGTCGTGTCGCCGAAGTCGGGGCCCGCTTCACCCTCGACGCCATGCCCGGAAAGCAGATGGCGATCGACGCCGACCTCAACGCCGGCCTCATCGACGAGACCGAGGCCCGTCGGCGCCGCTCGGAGGTCACCTCCGAGGCCGACTTCTACGGCTCGATGGACGGCGCTTCGAAGTTCGTCAAGGGCGACGCGATCGCGGCGATCATCATCACGATCATCAACCTGGTCGGCGGCATCGTCATCGGGATCGTGCAGAACCACCTGTCGGTGACCGACGCAATCAGCAAGTACAGCCTGCTCTCGGTCGGTGACGGGCTCGTCAGCCAGATCCCCGCCCTGTTGCTGTCCGTCTCCACCGGTCTCATCGTGACCCGCGCGTCGGACTCCGACGACATGGGCACCGTCGTGGCCGCCCAGCTCGGCAGCCAGAAGAAGGCGCTGCAGATCGCCGGCGGCGCCGCCCTGGCCCTGTGTGCGGTGCCCGGCCTGCCCAAGCTTCCGTTCCTGCTCGTCGGCGGTGGCCTGCTCGTCATAGCTCAACGTCTGCACCCCAAGCAGGGAAAGGACGGTGTGCCGGCCCTGGCCGCCAGCACGGCTCCGGCCGGACCGTCGCCGGACAGCGCCGAGGCGATCATGTCCGAGCTTGCCGTCGATCCGCTCGAACTGTCCCTGTCGGCCGACATGGTCTCCCTGGTGGACGGCCCGGGCGCCGACCTGCTCGACCGGGTGCGCTCGCTACGCCGCAAGCTCGCCCTCGAACTGGGGGTCGTCATGCCTCCGGTCCGAACCCGCGACAACCTGGACCTGCCGATGGCCACCTACGCGATCCTGGTGAACGGGGTCGAGGTCGCCCGCGGGCAGGCGCCGACGGGGACCGTGCTGGCGATCGGGGACGGTCTGGACAACCTGCCCGGTATCGACGGTCAGGAGCCCGTCTTCGGTCTGCGCGGCAAGTGGATCGGCACGGAGCTGCGTGCTCAGGCCGAGCTGCTCGGCGCCACGGTGGTCGACCGATCCTCGGTGATCATCACGCACCTGTCCGAGACGGTGCGCACCCACGCCAGCCGGCTCCTGGGGCGGGAAGAGGTTTCCGCGCTCACTCAGGCCCTCAAGCGCAGCCACCCGGTCGTGGTCGAGGACCTCACGCCGGCGCTGCTCACCCTCGGCGAGGTGCAGCGCGTGCTGCACGCCTTGCTGGAGGAGGGCGTCTCCATTCGCGACCTGGTCCGGATCTTCGAAGCGCTCTCGGTGGCGGCCAAGTCGAGCACCGAGCCGAACCGCCTGGTCGAGGCAGCCCGCCTCGCGCTGGCTCCGTCCATCACCGCCTCGCATCTCTACGACGGGCGACTGCAGGTCCTGACGCTGGAACCACGGCTGCAGCAGAGCCTGCTCGAGTCGGCTCGTCCGATGGAGGGCGGCGTGCAGCTGCTTCCCGGACCGGAACTGGTCGAGTCGCTGCTCAACTCCGTCGTCGCTCAGCAGCAGTCGGCCTCGGAGCGCGGTCTGCGCCCGATCCTGGCCTGCTCGCCGCAGATCCGCCTGCCACTGCGCCGTCTGCTCTCCAGCACTGTGCCGGACCTGGCCGTGCTGTCGTACAACGAAATCTCGTCCAACGCCACAATCGTCGACACGGTAGGGGTGATCAGCGATGTCCGAACCGTTGCTGTCTGAAGGAACCGATCTGGCTCAGATCATTGCTGACATCCGTGCCGAGCACGGGGATGCGGCGACGATCATCTACCACGACTGCGTTCGTCGCGGCGGCGTCGGCGGATTCTTCGCTCGCGAGGTGCACCGGGTCGCCTATCGGATCGCCGCCGACGGAGCGTTCGCGTCGGACTCGGCGACCACCGAGTCCGGCTCGACCGACTTCGCGCCGTCGGAGAACTGGACGACCGACTTCTCCTTGCCCCACTCCCCCGACATGACCGAGGAAACCGCAGCCGTGGATTCGTTCGAAGCTCTGCTTGCCGCCGCCGACGCCGCCGAGAACCAGGTCTCCTCTGGCGGCCACGCGTTCACCGAGAGCAGCCGCGACGAGTTCGCCGCGCTGTTGCGCAGTGCGCTGGCCAACCCGACCTCCCCCGGCGACGCTGCTGACGACGCTGTTGCCCACACCGTCCACGATGGTCAGGACGCTTCCGACTTCGAGCCGGTCACGATCATCAGCGGACGCCAGGTGGCGCCGTTCATTCCGCCGGCCATCGACCGCAACACGGCGTCGCTCGTCACGACGACACATCCGGTCGCGCCGGCAGCACAGCCGGTCGCGTCGGCAGCGGCCATCGCCGCCGCGTCCTCCGGCCGTCACCGCGCTGCCCACCAGGCCGAGAACGAGAACGTGCAGGACACCGAAACCGGCCAGCCGCAGGCGGAGCACACCGCGACCCCGCGCGTGCGTCTCGCCTCGGTCCCGGCACCGCTGGCCAGCGTCACCGAACTGGTCTCCGAGACGGACAAGGGTCGTCGTCAGGTCCTCGCCCAGCTCGCCGAGCTCGGCGTCCCCGCCGATATCGCGGACGAGGTCCCGGGTAACCACATCTACGAAGCCGTCCAGAACCTGCTCGGCCTCATCCCCGCCGCGCCGAGCCTGCCCCGCAGGGCCGGAGACGTGATCGCGATCGTGGGCGAGCTGACGCCTGCCCTGCGCACCGCGGCCGCAGTCGCGGCGCAGCTGCGCATCCCCGAAAGCTCGATCCTGATCGGCGGCCTTGCGGGCCACCCGGCAGCGGCGCTGTTCGAGGCGACCGAGGAGTCCCGGGCTCGCCTGATCAGCGGTGTGGGTCAGGCACGGGTACTGCGTTCAGAACTCCGCACCCGCGACGTCGCGTCCGTGGTCGTGGTGGCCACCGACACTGTCGAGCTCGAACCGGACGACCCGTGGGCAGCCGAGATGCTCGAAGCACTCCAGCCGACCACCTCGTGGCTCGTGCTCGACAGCAACGCCAAGGTCGGCGACGCCCAGGCCGAGCTGCTGCGCCTCGGCGGAATCGACAGCGTCGCGCTGTACTCCGCGCGGGCCAGCAAGAGCCCGGCCAGCGCCTTTGCCCTGGGGTTGCCCGTCACGATGATCGACGGTCGCACCGCCAATGCCGGCGCGTGGGCGAGCATGATGTTCGCGGCGTTGCCGCAGCTGAGCGCGGGCTCGGACACGGGCCAGTCGGCGGTATCCGACTCGGCCACGCCGGGAGCGAGTTCGTCCCCGGCACCATCGGCTGGGCGACGCGCCGCCGCGCACGGCTCGCACTGACCACGCTGACCTGATCAAGAAGGAGGCTTCGCCGTGTTCCGTCCGTCTGTTCTCGTGCTCGCCGCGCTGCTGACCTCGCCGGCGATCTATTCCGCCTTCGTCACCGGCAGCATGTCGGTCTCCACCGCGCTCGTCAGATTTCTCATCGCACTGCCCGTCTCGGCGATCATGGTCGTCGGATTCAACGGCATGACCTCGGCCTACCAGCAGCAGGCCAAGCGGGCGCGGCTGCAGAAAGCCATCGACGGTCGCGCCAACGCGGATTCCTCGACCCGCGCCTGATGCCCTGAACGATTCAAGACTGATTCCTGCGTGCCGATGGGGTGGGTGAACACCGCCACGACATCGACGGAGGAAACCGGTGCGCGACACAGAGGCCGAAGCGCCCAAGGACGGGGCGACGTCGACACAACGCGGCGCTTCCGTGCCCTGGACCGTTCTCGGCACGCTCCTGATCGTGGGGCTCGAACTCGCGCTGCTCACCGCCGTCTACTTCCGTGGCGCTCCAACGCGAACCGAGCGGCTCGCTGTCGCCGCCGTCGCCGGTACGGCGCGAGCCGCCGCTCCCGGCAACAGCAGCGCTGCGGCCGCTCAGTACACCCTTGCTCACCTGTCGGACCTGTCGGCCGCCGGCGTTCCTTCGGGCACAGTGACGACGCTGCGTCGCGAGGCAGAGGCGCTCGCCGCCGATCCGGGTTCGCCCACCGCGCTGGCCGGGTTGCGCGACACGGTCGCCGCCCGCGAAAACCTGCTGCGCGCTCGGCAACACCGCCAGGACAGCGAGGCCGTGTTCGTCTATCTCGCCCTGCTCGTCGGGGCCTCGCTGGGCTGGATGGTCTGGTTTCGCAAGCTCGTCTCGCGCCACCGCGCCCTCCAGCGGCAGGTGACCGAACAACAGGCCCAGGCCATCGGCGAACAGCGACTGGCCGCCCTCGTTCGCAACGCCGCCGATGTGATGGCCGTCTGCGACGCCGATTCCACGATCACCTTTCTGACGCCGTCCGTGCGGGCCGTGCTGGGACACGAGGCCGAGCAGCTCGTCGGCCGGCCGTACACCGCGCTCGTCCACCCGGCCGACCTTCCCTTGTTCACCCATCATCTGAGCACGCAACGGGTCGGTGAGGACCAGCCGTTGCGGCTCCGGATGCACCACGCCGACGGCCGGGAACTGATCGTCGAGGGCAGCTTGTCCAACCTGCTCGCCGACGCGTCGGTGTCGGGCATCGTGATCACCATTCGCGATGTCACCGCGCGTGTGCAGCTGGAGGAACGCCTTACCCATCAAGCTTTCCACGACCCGCTGACCGGCCTGGCCAACCGCCAGCTGTTCGGCGACCGCCTCGACCACGCCCTCACTCCGGGCGTCACGGTGGCGGCGAGCCACGTCGTGTTGTTCTGCGATCTCGACGACTTCAAACTCGTCAACGACAGCCTCGGACACGGCTCCGGCGACGAGGTTCTGGCCGTGATCGCCGAACGAATGCGTGCCACCGTCGGCGCTCGGGACACCGTCGCTCGTCTGGGCGGCGACGAGTTCGCGGTGCTCATGGAGGGTGCCACCCTCATCGAGGCACAGCTGATGGCCGAGCGTCTGCTGGGCTCGTTCAGCGAACCGATCGTGCTCGAGGGGCGCCCGCTGACGGTGCGGGCCAGCATCGGCCTGGCGCCGGCGGTGCCCGGTGAGCTGACAGGCGAGGAGGTGCTGCGCAACGCCGATGTTGCGATGTATCTGGCCAAGGACCGCGGCAAGTCCGCCACCGCGGTGTACGAGCCCAGGTTGCACGAGGAGTCGCTGCGTCGCCTGCAGTTGCGTGCGGATCTGCAGAAGGCGGTTCGCCGGGACGAGTTGGTGCTGCACTTCCAGCCGACCGTGGATCTGAACACCCGCCAGGTCGTCGGCTTCGAAGCTCTCGTGCGCTGGCAGCATCCCGAGCAGGGGCTGCTCGGGCCGGTGCTGTTCATCCCGATCGCCGAGGAGTCCGGTCTCATCGTGCCGCTGGGCAGCTGGGTGCTGCGCAACGCGTGCGTCGCCGCCGCGAGTATGCAGAGCGACGCCCACACGCCGACGATGTCGGTGAACGTCTCGTCCCAGCAGCTCGATCAGTCTGGTTTCGTCGAGGAGGTGACGCGGGTCTTGGCCGAAACCGGCCTGCCCCCGCACCGCCTGTGCCTGGAGATCACCGAGTCGGTGGTGCTCAACGATCTGGACCGCGTTCGCGCCGTGCTGTCGCAGTTGCGCGCGCTCGGGATCCGCATCGCAATCGACGACTTCGGCACCGGATACAGCTCGCTGGCGTACCTTTCGAACCTGCCGGTGGACGTGCTCAAGGTCGACAAGTCGTTCGTGGACCGCATCGTGTCCGACGAGCAGAGTGGCTCGCTCACCCGCGCGATCATCGCGATGAGCGGCGCGATGAAGCTGGCCACGGTCGCCGAGGGTGTCGAGCACGACGACCAGGCGAGCTGGCTGGAGTTGGCCGCGTGCTCGTACGGGCAGGGCTACCTGTGGTCCAAGCCGGTGCCCTACGAACGAGCCACCGAATTGCTGGCCGAGCTGTCGGTATCGCGAATTCGCCCCGGACGTAGCGACGTCGCGGGACGCATCAACTCCGGGGGCGCTCAAGACATGCAAGCGGCGGGCTGATCTTCTCGAACGCAACCTGCAGTCGGCGGTCGGCGGTCGGCGGTCGGCGGTCGGCGGTCGGCGGTCGGCGGCTACAGCGCCATGAACAGTAGTCCGGGGGGACATCCGAGGGCCCTCTCGATCGCGGCTGCCGTGGCCGCTGAGCAACTCACCCGTCGGCCGGTGATCAAGTGGTTCACGGTGGCATGGCCGAGCCCGGCCTGCGCGGCGAAGGCACGCTCGGACATGCCGAGCAGCCGTATGTAGTCGGCGAGTACGTCGCGGCTGCGCAGTCGCATCAGCCACGCCCAAGGTTCATGATCGTCACGTTCATCACGCGATGAAGGCTAGCTGAAACGCAGATCATCTGTTCAGACAATCGACAATCTGTGGATAACCGACCGCGCACCGCTCCGGTCACGCGCCACGCCACCGGCAGCTCGCCCGACCACCACCGCTGCGATCGATCGATGACTGCGCATTGTCTGCATGGCCGGATTGCAGAAATCCGCCCGTTTGCCGGGTGGAACGAGGTCGGTGGCCGCTAATGTCTACACGGTGACTGCCCTATCGGACCTGCTGAAGTCCTCCAACACCGGCGGCGTGAGCGCGCGCTCGGTGTCCCGGAAAGCCCAGTCGCTCGGGTTCACCCTCAACCACGACACGGCGGCTCGCTACCTGCGCGGTGATCATGGACGTCCCGATGAGCCGACGCTGCAGGCGTTCTCCGCCGCGTTGGAGATCCCGCTGACGAGATTGCGTGAAGCCGCCGGGCTACCTTCGGAGCAGACCGCGCCCTACGTGCCGCCGACCGAAGCCAGCCGGCTGAACCGGCGCCAGCGCAAGGCCGTCGACGAGATCATCCGGGCGATGCTCGAGCCGGCCGAATCCGCGGGAGTCCGCACGAGCACTGGCGCTGACGGCACCGCGAGCCCGCTCGGCACGGTCAGCCAGTTCCCGTCGGCAGCCTCGAGTACCGCGGAAAGGCGCGCGGCCGCCCGTCGTGGAAAGGGCGAAAAGCCCACTCGCTGACGCTTGTCCACAGCCCCGATCCGGATCGTCAGACCCCCCAGGCACCATCTCGCGCATGACGAACGCGCCCACCTATGACCCCTGGCAGGATCTGGCCCGCAACTGGCCCGGCGTTGAGGCCCTGATCGAACCGCTGGAGGACGATCTCCTCGGTGAGATCAGGGAATTCCGCGACGGCCGCTTGCAGATCACGCTCCGCGCGAACACCACT is from Jatrophihabitans telluris and encodes:
- the lepB gene encoding signal peptidase I, which translates into the protein MSVLLVTTLRTEILQPFFIPSESMESTLHGCDGCHGDRIIVNRLIYRLRAVHDGDIVVFRSPTDWGADGDEYLIKRVIATGGQQIRCCDAAGRVELRPSGAWVWRALDEPYTSSAPPPGPAGPAGSAGPVGSAGPVGSAGPVGRGFGPLTVPLGRLWLMGDNRAVSADSLYHYRSNGQQVWASTVPTSSVVGKATAIVWPRSRWRSLGTPGTFVGRGLAAGGPTPSWWSAGALVLLSVVLARRAIVHRPGRRPV
- a CDS encoding methyl-accepting chemotaxis protein; this translates as MINLVRRLRIGARLSLCFGTVAVLLGIAVLVGFSSLSSAQHRANELASLHKLSHKVDTLKFYDADVSGWQVAYLGDAPRIGGPASVQASSENRAGFLKDESEMRAVVAGVDTTAMTAAQQATYVQLKQQVDAFFTADDHIVELLKANKQAEASKYVVDSSYPIYYKLLDQTDSLISSTSTRIDTAIAAGNRAAAHARLVMGTVFALGLLLAAGLVLLVTRSVAGPVARTREQLQQLADGNLAITAETSGADELTEMSIAMNAAVAGIRGVISSISQSSQALAASSEELTAVATSVASSAEETSTQAEVVAAAATQISQNIAMVAAGGEQMGGAISEIAGSASEAASVAQTAVIAAAAASHTVTKLGESSEEIGKVVRMITSIAKQTNLLALNATIEAARAGDAGKGFAVVASEVKDLAQAVAAATEDISNRVATTQADAQGAVAAIGEITNVISQINDIQVIISAAVEEQAATTNAMVRNVAEVSTGSEEIATNVSGIATASGQTTQSVSATSDSAHELARIAADLNAAVAAFRL
- a CDS encoding nitroreductase family protein, translating into MATLALSPDELLTTTRTVRKRLDLHRPVPLELVRECLEVALQAPSGSNRQGWQWLVITDPQLRRHIGEIYRDAVAEYLDSTGSAARLFADDPDRAPVQQRVGDSVAWLGERMGEVPVLVLPCLRAGQTLPPDNQAGLWGSVLPAAWSYCLAARARGLGTAWTTLHLSREAEVAELLGIPSGVHQAALIPTAYYTGESFKPAPRQALDAVLHVDGW
- a CDS encoding glyoxalase superfamily protein, translated to MDLRLELVIIPVTDIDRAKAFYVDKAGFVADHDHRVDENLRFVQMTPVGSGCSIAFGQGLTDAEPGSVKGLQLVTDDIEATKKEFESRGLDAGEIQDLPWGRFLFFTDPDGNAWAVQAMLPRT
- a CDS encoding DUF7455 domain-containing protein, with amino-acid sequence MVVEVDRRPRELTAEDRCDRCSARAMVETVMLGGGALLWCAHHFSAFETSLSGLGAQVVADIRKSAEPVVH
- the flhA gene encoding flagellar biosynthesis protein FlhA, which translates into the protein MNPKRLSQLAVPIGVVAIILMMVVPVPAGILDFLIALNITSALLIVLVSMYVQRPLDFSSFPSLLLVCTLFRLALNISATRNVLSHGYAGKVIEAFGHIVISGSLVIGLVIFAILLVIQFVVITNGAGRVAEVGARFTLDAMPGKQMAIDADLNAGLIDETEARRRRSEVTSEADFYGSMDGASKFVKGDAIAAIIITIINLVGGIVIGIVQNHLSVTDAISKYSLLSVGDGLVSQIPALLLSVSTGLIVTRASDSDDMGTVVAAQLGSQKKALQIAGGAALALCAVPGLPKLPFLLVGGGLLVIAQRLHPKQGKDGVPALAASTAPAGPSPDSAEAIMSELAVDPLELSLSADMVSLVDGPGADLLDRVRSLRRKLALELGVVMPPVRTRDNLDLPMATYAILVNGVEVARGQAPTGTVLAIGDGLDNLPGIDGQEPVFGLRGKWIGTELRAQAELLGATVVDRSSVIITHLSETVRTHASRLLGREEVSALTQALKRSHPVVVEDLTPALLTLGEVQRVLHALLEEGVSIRDLVRIFEALSVAAKSSTEPNRLVEAARLALAPSITASHLYDGRLQVLTLEPRLQQSLLESARPMEGGVQLLPGPELVESLLNSVVAQQQSASERGLRPILACSPQIRLPLRRLLSSTVPDLAVLSYNEISSNATIVDTVGVISDVRTVAV
- a CDS encoding putative bifunctional diguanylate cyclase/phosphodiesterase, whose protein sequence is MRDTEAEAPKDGATSTQRGASVPWTVLGTLLIVGLELALLTAVYFRGAPTRTERLAVAAVAGTARAAAPGNSSAAAAQYTLAHLSDLSAAGVPSGTVTTLRREAEALAADPGSPTALAGLRDTVAARENLLRARQHRQDSEAVFVYLALLVGASLGWMVWFRKLVSRHRALQRQVTEQQAQAIGEQRLAALVRNAADVMAVCDADSTITFLTPSVRAVLGHEAEQLVGRPYTALVHPADLPLFTHHLSTQRVGEDQPLRLRMHHADGRELIVEGSLSNLLADASVSGIVITIRDVTARVQLEERLTHQAFHDPLTGLANRQLFGDRLDHALTPGVTVAASHVVLFCDLDDFKLVNDSLGHGSGDEVLAVIAERMRATVGARDTVARLGGDEFAVLMEGATLIEAQLMAERLLGSFSEPIVLEGRPLTVRASIGLAPAVPGELTGEEVLRNADVAMYLAKDRGKSATAVYEPRLHEESLRRLQLRADLQKAVRRDELVLHFQPTVDLNTRQVVGFEALVRWQHPEQGLLGPVLFIPIAEESGLIVPLGSWVLRNACVAAASMQSDAHTPTMSVNVSSQQLDQSGFVEEVTRVLAETGLPPHRLCLEITESVVLNDLDRVRAVLSQLRALGIRIAIDDFGTGYSSLAYLSNLPVDVLKVDKSFVDRIVSDEQSGSLTRAIIAMSGAMKLATVAEGVEHDDQASWLELAACSYGQGYLWSKPVPYERATELLAELSVSRIRPGRSDVAGRINSGGAQDMQAAG